Proteins found in one Parasteatoda tepidariorum isolate YZ-2023 chromosome 7, CAS_Ptep_4.0, whole genome shotgun sequence genomic segment:
- the LOC122270395 gene encoding uncharacterized protein, with the protein MKIQSEKFRDSRENENSEQRNQRLRANALRQREIRQRATNENRERNQRRMQDNRALIRASLNRLAFEYDPEIDYSSHALILIGSMDNKCQYCHALKYKGESAGLCCASGKISLRPLNPPPESLKTLLAGATSQSKLFLRKIRKFNSCFQMTSFGTTKILHNEDGHNFESTFKIQGQVYHQIVSLLPMPNVDPKFLQIYFMGDEELQTHTRCVYNHIEQMEEREIVNILETFLHNHNHLMRLFKTLSNKLQNDNYGIVIKADKVPYGKYAGTYNVPTVNEVAVVMAGNPCERRDIRIQRRDNTIQIIQDNHRSYDALQYPLIFWEGEDGYHLNIKQRNPTTGEELIKKVSAMNFYAYRLMIRENEDNNILRCRQLFHQYIVDMYVKIESERLRYIKFNQAKLRSEEYIHLRDAIIGNVDATNDINNIGTAYILPSSYIGSPRHMQEYIQDAMTYVRAYGRPDLFITFTCNPNWDEIKNLLLSGQTSMHRHDIIARVFKQKLKSLMKLITHHSVFGETRCWLYSVEWQKRGLPHAHILIWLVDKVRPEEIDKIISAEIPNPNVDQELFDIVTTNMIHGPCGSLNMTSPCMDNGKCTKRFPKPCQTDTITNIDGYPSYRRRDVDNGGQSYELRLSNGVRVDIDNRWVVPYSPLLCKTYKAHINVELCSSVKSIKYICKYVHKGSDKAIFAVQNVNKNDEITHYQMGRYISSNEAIWRIFTFPIHERDPAVVHLAVHLENGQRVYFTEQNALTTSFKNSRNNSY; encoded by the exons atgaaaattcagaGTGAGAAATTCAGAGATTCacgtgaaaatgaaaattcagaGCAACGCAATCAACGTCTTCGTGCAAATGCATTAAGACAGCGAGAGATACGCCAACGAGCGACCAACGAAAACAGAGAACGTAACCAACGGCGAATGCAAGATAATCGAGCATTGATACGAGCATCACTTAATCGTCTTGCGTTTGAATATGATCCTGAAATAGACTATTCGTCACATGCATTAATCTTAATCGGTAGTATGGACAACAAGTGTCAATACTGTCATGCTTTAAAGTACAAAGGTGAATCAGCTGGTTTATGTTGCGCATCTGGAAAAATTTCACTTCGACCGTTAAATCCACCACCGGAatctttgaaaacattattagCTGGAGCCACATCTCagtcaaaattgtttttgcggAAAATTCGTAAATTCAATTCTTGCTTTCAAATGACATCATTTGGAACAacaaaaattcttcataatGAGGATGgtcataattttgaatctacATTTAAGATTCAAGGTCAAGTGTACCACCAAATTGTTTCATTGCTTCCAATGCCTAATGTCGATCCaaaattcttacaaatttaCTTTATGGGCGATGAGGAGCTACAAACTCATACACGGTGCGTATACAACCATATAGAGCAGATGGAGGAACGAGAAATTGTGAACATTTTGGAAACGTTCTTGCACAACCATAACCATTTGATGCGATTGTTCAAGACTCTTTCCAACAAACTGCAAAACGACAACTACGGCATTGTTATTAAAGCAGACAAAGTGCCCTATGGAAAGTACGCAGGCACATATAATGTTCCAACTGTTAATGAAGTTGCAGTTGTTATGGCTGGTAACCCATGTGAACGTCGAGATATTCGCATACAACGCAGAGataatacaatacaaataaTTCAAGACAATCATCGTTCTTACGACGCACTGCAATATCCGTTGATATTTTGGGAAGGAGAAGATggatatcatttaaatattaaacaaaggaATCCAACAACAG gTGAAGAACTAATCAAGAAAGTTAGTGCGATGAACTTCTACGCATACCGGTTGATGATTCGTGAAAATGAAGATAATAACATTCTCCGATGCAGACAGCTATTTCATCAGTACATTGTTGATATGTATGTAAAAATCGAAAGTGAGAGATTgcgttatataaaatttaatcaagcgAAACTTCGTTCTGAAGAGTACATTCATTTGCGTGACGCCATAATCGGTAACGTAGATGCAACGAATGATATCAACAACATCGGTACCGCATATATTCTTCCATCATCATACATTGGTAGTCCGCGTCATATGCAAGAATATATTCAAGACGCCATGACTTACGTACGCGCATACGGCCGACCAGatctttttatcacatttacgtGTAATCCAAACtgggatgaaattaaaaatttgctgttaTCAGGTCAAACATCGATGCATCGCCATGATATCATTGCACGTgtgttcaaacaaaaattgaaatctctGATGAAATTGATTACACATCACTCGGTATTTGGTGAAACACGATGTTGGCTTTATTCTGTTGAATGGCAAAAACGAGGTTTACCTCATGCGCATATTTTGATTTGGTTGGTGGACAAAGTACGCCCAGAagaaattgacaaaattatttcagcGGAAATTCCAAATCCGAATGTTGATCAAGAATTGTTTGACATTGTGACTACTAATATGATCCATGGTCCATGTGGTTCTCTCAACATGACGTCACCATGTATGGATAATGGAAAATGTACGAAACGTTTTCCTAAACCATGTCAAACTGACACTATCACCAATATCGATGGTTATCCATCTTACCGTCGTAGAGATGTAGACAATGGCGGTCAATCATATGAATTGCGTCTATCAAACGGTGTAAGAGTTGACATCGATAATCGCTGGGTGGTTCCATACTCACCATTGCTGTGCAAAACCTATAAAGCACACATAAACGTTGAGTTATGCAGTTCGGTGAAGTCTATCAAGTACATTTGTAAGTACGTTCATAAGGGCAGTGATAAAGCTATATTTGctgttcaaaatgtaaataagaatGACGAAATAACACATTATCAAATGGGACGATACATAAGTAGTAATGAAGCTATTTGGCGAATTTTTACATTTCCTATACATGAAAGGGATCCTGCTGTTGTACATTTGGCTGTGCATCTTGAAAATGGACAGCGTGTTTATTTCACAGAACAGAATGCACTAACAACAAGCTTTAAAAACTCCAGAAACAACTCTTACTGA
- the LOC122270396 gene encoding uncharacterized protein, producing the protein MCNIKKHSGIAEVLRKCKIIIWDECTMAHKHSLEALDRSLKDIKDNTRLSGGALLLLSGDFRQTLPVIPRATYADEINACLKESYLWRSVSKLCLTLNMRVQVQNDPLASRFSEQLLDIGNGNIQLYEDTQYIRLPQNFCIMVPTKEELIKSIFPDLPHNYTNHAWLRERAILAAKNLDVDAINFKVQQSLPGSEITFKSIDTIVDPDEVVNYSAEFLNSLDLPGMLPHNLRLKIGSPIILLRNLNAPKLCNGTRLVIKKSWVTFWKPLF; encoded by the coding sequence ATGTGTAACATAAAGAAGCATTCAGGCATAGCtgaagttttgagaaaatgtaaGATTATTATCTGGGATGAATGTACAATGGCCCACAAGCATTCGCTTGAAGCTCTCGACAGGTCCCTAAAAGATATCAAAGATAATACTCGGCTTTCAGGTGGTGCTCTACTGCTGCTGTCAGGTGATTTCAGACAAACATTACCCGTTATTCCACGTGCGACATATGCGGACGAAATAAACGCATGTTTGAAAGAATCCTATCTGTGGCGAAGTGTCAGTAAATTATGCCTTACTCTTAATATGCGTGTTCAAGTTCAAAATGATCCATTAGCGTCAAGATTCTCTGAACAACTGTTAGACATTGGCAATGGTAATATTCAATTGTATGAAGATACACAATATATTCGACTCCCACAGAATTTTTGCATCATGGTGCCTACCAAAGAGGagttaataaaaagtatctttCCAGATTTGCCACATAATTATACTAATCATGCATGGCTACGTGAGCGAGCTATTTTAGCCgcaaaaaatttagatgttGACGCAATCAATTTTAAAGTACAACAATCATTGCCTGGTAGTGAAATTACATTCAAATCGATTGACACTATTGTTGATCCTGATGAAGTTGTCAACTATTCTGCcgagtttttaaattcactagATTTACCTGGAATGCTACCCCATAATTTGAGATTGAAGATTGGTTCACCTATAATTTTGCTTAGAAATTTGAATGCTCCGAAATTGTGTAATGGCACGCGACTggtcataaaaaaatcatgggTAACATTTTGGAAGCCACTATTTTAA